The following are from one region of the Poecilia reticulata strain Guanapo linkage group LG7, Guppy_female_1.0+MT, whole genome shotgun sequence genome:
- the LOC103467092 gene encoding serine/threonine-protein kinase mTOR-like, with the protein MWLSACCTANTKGTKRSRTRTDSYTAGQSVEALDGIDLGETTHKKPGTTVPESIHSFIGDGLVQPEALNKKAIQIINRVRDKLTGRDFSHDDTLDVPTQVELLIKQATSHENLCQCYIGWCPFW; encoded by the exons aTGTGGTTGTCTGCCTGTTGCACAGCAAACACCAAAGGCACCAAGCGTTCCCGAACCAGGACCGACTCGTACACCGCTGGCCAGTCAGTGG AGGCACTGGATGGCATAGACCTGGGAGAGACCACGCACAAGAAACCCGGGACCACGGTGCCTGAATCCATACACTCCTTCA ttgGAGATGGCCTTGTGCAGCCAGAGGCTCTAAACAAGAAAGCCATTCAGATTATCAACCGAGTACGCGACAAACTCACAG gGCGAGACTTTTCTCACGATGACACGCTGGACGTCCCAACACAAGTGGAGCTCCTCATCAAGCAGGCCACGTCCCATGAAAACCTCTGCCAGTGCTACATTGGATG